The segment TGTTCAGGAAGAGTAGCCGCGGCCCCTCAGCGTTGCAGCTTTGGCAATTTCCGGGGAGGTACCTGCCCAAGTGTCGGCCCTTGAGGCGCGGCGTTCTTAAGCCGTCGCCTCCAAGGGTACCTCGGTTTCCCAAAACACCCGCTGAATCATGAGGCACAGGTCCTTCAGCCGGGGCCTATAAGTCTAAACCTGTTCCTCAGCACCTGCTCAAGTGCCGGCCGTTGAGGCGCGGCGTTCTTCCTGTTGCCTCAAAAGCGCGCCTTTTTCCAAAGGCACCTGCTCAAGTGCCGGCCGTTGAGGCGCGGCGTTCTTCAGCCGTCGTCTCAAACGGTGCCCCTGTTCCCTGAAGCACTACTCAGATCGTCGCCTCCAAGGGTGCCACTGTTCACCCCAAAGCCCTCGAATGTTGGTCCCCCCGGTACCGGGTGCTAGAATCCCGCCGTGCGATCACGATTCGGGATCGGTATGCCCTTGATGCTGCTCGTGCTGCATGCGGACGCCGCGCAGGCGCCGGCCCCCCCCGATCCGCCGCCCGTGGAAATCCTGCGCACCATCCAGCGAGCTTACCGCGATTCGCCCGGGCTGGTGGCGCGTTTCTCTCAGGTGGTCACGTCGGGATCGCTTCCCACGCCTCAGCGCGAGGAAGGGACGCTCTACCTGAAACCTCCGGGAAAGATGCGTTGGGAGTACTCGCGACCGAAGGGGAAGCTGGCGATCACCGACGGGGAGAAGGCGACGCTCTACCTTCCCGAGGACCGGGCGGTGCTGATGGGGCCGGTGAAGGATCTGGAAGGAAGCGCGCTCACGGCGAGGCTGCTGGGCGGCACCGCTTCCCTCGAGGAGGAGTTCCGCGTCGAGGCGCAGCGCTCCTCCGGCGATGCGCGGCTCTGGGTGCTGAGACTGTCGCCGCGTACGGCCGATTTTCCCTACGACTCGGTGACGGTGGAGGCTTCGCGGGAGGGCTGGATCCAGTCGATTCGCCTGCTCGATCCTCTGGGAAACCGGATCGAATACCGCTTCGAACGGATCCGATCGGACAAGAATCTCCCGGAGAAGCTCTTCCGGTTCGACATCCCGCGGGGCGTGGAGATCCAGACCTTCGGCGGCAAGGCGGGCGCTCCGGCTTCTCCTTGATCTGCCGGAAAGCCCGATGCTACAATCCGCACCCTCTTGAACGCCTCAAAGCTGCCGGCGGCCCATGGCTCAAGAAAACTCCTTCGACATCGTGTGCAAGGTGGATCTGCAGGAGGTGGACAATGCCGTCCAGCAGGTCATGAAGGAGATCCGCACACGCTACGACTTCAAGGGAAGCAAGAGCGAGATTCGCCGCGAAGAGCTCGAGCTGCACCTGCTCGCCGACGACGATTACAAGCGCCGCAGCGTGCAGGAGATGCTCAGCCAGCGGCTGGCGGCGCGCAAAGTTCCGCTCAAGTCGCTCACTTTCGGCAAGCCGGAGGAGGCGGCCGGCGGGATGATGCGGCAGACGATCACCCTGCAGCAGGGGATCCCGACGGAGCAGGCCAAGGAGATCGTCAAGCTCATCAAGGGGACGGGGAAGAAGGTGCAGGCCGCCATCCAGGGAGATCTGGTGCGGGTGCGCGGCAAGAGCCGTGACGACCTGCAATCGATCATGCAGGTCCTGAGGTCCAGCTCGCTGCCGTTCGAGATGCAATTCGAGAACTATCGATAGGAGGCTGCATGCGACGACGATTCGGGCAGGGAATCATGGGAGCGCTCGTCGCGTGCCTCCTGGCCGCTGCTTCGGCCGTTGCGGCGGCGGAGCCGCCCGCCGAGGTCGTCATCCACGGGAGGATCGTGGACGCCGCCGGCAAGCCGCTCGCCGAGTATCCCGTCCGCCTCATCAAGACCAAGACGACGCTGAACCTGCTGCATTTCAGCACCGGCAGCCAGCAGGCGGAGGTCGGCCGGACCACCACCGACGCCGAGGGAAAGTTCGAGCTGCGGGTGCAGCCCGATCCCAAGTTCGACTATTTCTACCTGCGTTTCTACGATCCGAAGACCTTCGATCCGGTGCGCTACGCCGTCCCCGCCGATCAGAACATCACCAAGACCTTCAAGAGCAAAACCGAGGTGCAGGCCGACGCGGTCATCCGCGACCATCCCGACTGGGCCAAGGTTTCGTCGATGGTGACGGAGTACGGCCCCGACTCGAACCGCGGCAAGATTCTGCGCAGCATGGGGCTGCCCGAGCGGCGCCAGACTCTCCCCGATTCGCCCGGCCGGGAGAACTGGTGGTACTACGCCAAGGGGCTGTGCTACCAGCTCCAGGGCGACCAGGTCCTGCACAAGCGCACCTTCGATCCTGTCCTGCCTCCGCGGCCTTCGGCGTGAAGGCGCGTGCGGCGGTGCGGAGCCGAGCTTGAGCCAATCGATCCGCGCGCTGCCGGGGAGCTTCCTCTTCTCCGACGTTCTCGGACTGGTCGGCGTCAAGCTGGCCGATGTCGAGGCCGAGGTCGCGCGTAACCTGCATTCCGACATCGGCGTCATCGACGAGCTCGGCACCTACCTCTCCAACGGATCCGGCAAGCGGCTGCGCCCGCTCCTGCTGCTGCTGTCGGCGCAGATGTCGGGCTACCGCGGCGACCGCGACGTGCTGTTCGCCTCCGTTTTCGAGTTCATCCACACGGCGACGCTGGTGCACGACGACGTCATCGACGGGGCGACGCTGCGACGCGGGCGATCCTCGCTCAACGCCGCGTGGGGCAACAGCCTGACGGTCCTCCTCGGCGACTACCTCTACATCAAGTCGATGTCGATGGCGCTGACGGCCGACGACCTCCGGGTCATCAAGATCCTGGCCGATATCACCCTCAAGATGATCGAGGGGGAGCTGATCCAGCAGCGGCGGCTGGGAGATATCGGCGTCTCGGCGGAGGAGCATCTCGACATCGTGCGGCGCAAGACCGCCTGTTTGTTCTCGGGCTGCTCCCTGGTGGGCGGCGTGCTGGGAAGCGTCGGCAGGCAGCGCGAGGCGGCGCTGGAGAGCTATGGCACGAACCTCGGGATGGCCTTCCAGATCGTCGACGACATGCTCGATTTCACCTCCAACGAGAAGACGCTGGGAAAGCCGGTGGCTTCCGATCTCCGCGAAGGCAAAGTCACCCTGCCGCTCATCTACCTTCTGGAGCAGGGCGACGAATCGATTCGGCGGAAGATTGCCTGGGTCCTGGAGGACGGCGACTTCTCCCGCGTCGAGAGCCGCGAGATCGTCGAGCTGGTCCGGGAACACGGGACGCTCGAGAAGACCCGCGCCCTCGCCAGGCAATACGGCGAGCGGGCCCGCATGGAGCTGAGACACTTCACCGATTCACCGGCTCGGCGCGCCCTGGAATCGCTGCCCGACCTGATTCTGTCGCGCGATCGTTAAAGCTCTACTTTAGCTTTTCGCTCTTAACCGCCGGCC is part of the Candidatus Polarisedimenticolia bacterium genome and harbors:
- a CDS encoding outer membrane lipoprotein carrier protein LolA, which codes for MLLVLHADAAQAPAPPDPPPVEILRTIQRAYRDSPGLVARFSQVVTSGSLPTPQREEGTLYLKPPGKMRWEYSRPKGKLAITDGEKATLYLPEDRAVLMGPVKDLEGSALTARLLGGTASLEEEFRVEAQRSSGDARLWVLRLSPRTADFPYDSVTVEASREGWIQSIRLLDPLGNRIEYRFERIRSDKNLPEKLFRFDIPRGVEIQTFGGKAGAPASP
- a CDS encoding YajQ family cyclic di-GMP-binding protein; protein product: MAQENSFDIVCKVDLQEVDNAVQQVMKEIRTRYDFKGSKSEIRREELELHLLADDDYKRRSVQEMLSQRLAARKVPLKSLTFGKPEEAAGGMMRQTITLQQGIPTEQAKEIVKLIKGTGKKVQAAIQGDLVRVRGKSRDDLQSIMQVLRSSSLPFEMQFENYR
- a CDS encoding carboxypeptidase-like regulatory domain-containing protein, which codes for MRRRFGQGIMGALVACLLAAASAVAAAEPPAEVVIHGRIVDAAGKPLAEYPVRLIKTKTTLNLLHFSTGSQQAEVGRTTTDAEGKFELRVQPDPKFDYFYLRFYDPKTFDPVRYAVPADQNITKTFKSKTEVQADAVIRDHPDWAKVSSMVTEYGPDSNRGKILRSMGLPERRQTLPDSPGRENWWYYAKGLCYQLQGDQVLHKRTFDPVLPPRPSA
- a CDS encoding polyprenyl synthetase family protein, coding for MSQSIRALPGSFLFSDVLGLVGVKLADVEAEVARNLHSDIGVIDELGTYLSNGSGKRLRPLLLLLSAQMSGYRGDRDVLFASVFEFIHTATLVHDDVIDGATLRRGRSSLNAAWGNSLTVLLGDYLYIKSMSMALTADDLRVIKILADITLKMIEGELIQQRRLGDIGVSAEEHLDIVRRKTACLFSGCSLVGGVLGSVGRQREAALESYGTNLGMAFQIVDDMLDFTSNEKTLGKPVASDLREGKVTLPLIYLLEQGDESIRRKIAWVLEDGDFSRVESREIVELVREHGTLEKTRALARQYGERARMELRHFTDSPARRALESLPDLILSRDR